From one Humulus lupulus chromosome 8, drHumLupu1.1, whole genome shotgun sequence genomic stretch:
- the LOC133796147 gene encoding uncharacterized protein LOC133796147: protein MQVQIFYQGLNAPTRTIVDAAAGGALLAKTADEAFTLMEEMATNSYQWPNERSGPRKVAGLYEVDQMTALNAQIDALQTQMIALSAQNNPTVMESVAAAAAMQGQEMSPEQAQFMANRSFPNNYRSNNMPNYYHPGLRNHENFSYANNKNVLQPPLGLNSQPQQEKKQSLEDILGTFIMESNKRFGKNEARLDNIETHMTNMGASMKKIETQVGQLANAVNSNQKGSFPSDTVVNPKESCRAVSLRSGKMIDEGNVQASSKEKVEPVVREVNKKEKAKKQSGSDKNGMEKDSLPMYQPPIPYPQRFQKKKLDEQRLEDFETVKLTEECSAILQKKLPQKVKDPGSFTIPCTIGGSSFDKALCDLGASINLMPLSVFKKLGVGEVKPTTITLQLADRSLTYPRGVIEDVLVKVDKFIFPADFVVLDMEEDHEIPIILGRPFLATGRALIDVQGGHLTLRVNNEEVKFNIYQALQQHDNTSTCHRVDSIEVVVEETMRKELCADPLQHCLNSSITQADLKKVNGEFVGDEVAECVMALSVIPCASSIKMEETLCQAKEGEVEKEVVEKQDLKQLPEHLRYEYL from the exons ATGCAAGTTCAGATTTTTTATCAAGGGTTGAATGCTCCAACACGAACAATAGTTGATGCTGCTGCAGGGGGTGCTCTATTAGCCAAGACAGCTGATGAAGCCTTCACTCTGATGGAGGAAATGGCCACCAACAGTTATCAGTGGCCTAATGAAAGGTCAGGCCCAAGGAAAGTTGCTGGGTTGTATGAAGTTGATCAGATGACAGCCCTGAATGCCCAAATTGATGCTCTACAAACCCAAATGATTGCTCTATCAGCGCAAAATAATCCAACAGTTATGGAGAGTGTAGCAGCGGCTGCTGCAATGCAGGGGCAAGAAATGAGTCCAGAACAAGCCCAGTTTATGGCAAACCGCTCCTTCCCCAATAATTACAGAAGCAACAACATGCCTAATTATTATCATCCAGGATTGCGCAACCATGAAAATTTCTCTTATGCCAATAATAAGAATGTGCTGCAACCACCTCTGGGATTGAATTCTCAACCGCAACAAGAGAAAAAGCAGTCGTTGGAAGACATTTTGGGCACTTTTATTATGGAGTCTAACAAGAGGTTTGGAAAAAATGAAGCAAGACTCGACAATATAgaaacccatatgactaacatggGTGCTTCAATGAAGAAGATTGAGACTCAAGTGGGCCAATTAGCTAATGCGGTGAATTCTAATCAGAAGGGAAGTTTTCCTAGTGACACTGTGGTAAATCCAAAGGAATCATGCCGAGCAGTTTCTTTGAGAAGTGGTAAGATGATTGATGAGGGTAATGTTCAAGCTAGTTCAAAGGAGAAAGTTGAGCCAGTGGTACGTGAGGTAAACAAAAAAGAGAAAGCCAAGAAGCAAAGTGGAAGTGACAAGAATGGCATGGAGAAAgatagccttccaatgtatcaacCTCCCATTCCATACCCTCAAAGATTTCAGAAGAAGAAATTAGATGAACA aagattagaagACTTTGAAACTGTGAAGTTAACAGAAGAATGCAGCGCCATCTTACAGAAGAAGTTGCCTCAAAAGGTGAAAGATCCGGGTAGCTTTACTATACCATGCACTATTGGAGGGTCGTCCTTTGATAAGGCTTTGTGTGATCTTGGAGCGAGTATAAATCTGATGCcactttcagttttcaagaaattgGGGGTAGGAGAGGTGAAGCCCACAACCATTACTCTTCAATTGGCAGATCGGTCACTTACTTATCCTAGGGGAGTGATTGAAGACGTGTTGGTTAAGGTGGACAAATTTATTTTTCCTGCTGATTTCGTGGTTTTGGATATGGAGGAGGACCATGAAATCCCCATTATTCTTGGTCGTCCATTCTTGGCTACTGGAAGAGCTCTTATTGATGTACAAGGAGGTCATTTGACACTGAGGGTTAACAATGAAGAGGTTAAATTCAACATATATCAAGCACTCCAGCAGCATGACAACACGAGCACATGTCACCGTGTGGATTCTATTGAGGTAGTAGTAGAAGAGACGATGAGAAAAGAATTATGTGCTGATCCTTTACAACATTGCCTTAATTCTAGTATTACTCAGGCTGATTTGAAAAAGGTGAATGGTGAGTTTGTGGGTGACGAAGTGGCTGAATGTGTGATGGCTCTCAGTGTTATTCCTTGTGCTAGTAGTATTAAAATGGAAGAAACTCTTTGTCAAGCCAAGGAAGGAGAAGTGGAGAAGGAAGTGGTGGAAAAGCAAGATTTAAAACAACTCCCAGAGCATTTGCGTTATGAGTATCTATGA